The following are encoded in a window of Leptodactylus fuscus isolate aLepFus1 chromosome 9, aLepFus1.hap2, whole genome shotgun sequence genomic DNA:
- the RAB3B gene encoding ras-related protein Rab-3B, producing MASATDSRPGHRDASDQNFDYMFKLLIIGNSSVGKTSFLFRYADDTFTSAFVSTVGIDFKVKTVYRNDKRVKLQIWDTAGQERYRTITTAYYRGAMGFILMYDITNEESYNAVQDWATQIKTYSWDNAQVILVGNKCDMEDERVIAPEKGKHLSDQLGFEFFEASAKENIQVKQVFERLVDIICDKMSESLDNEHSAASGGKNLRFTDSAAPMQQKCSC from the exons ATGGCTTCTGCCACCGATTCAAGACCTGGGCATCGAGATGCTTCGGATCAGAATTTTGACTACATGTTCAAGCTCCTGATCATCGGGAATAGCAGTGTGGGCAAAACCTCCTTTCTGTTCCGGTACGCGGATGACACGTTCACGTCCGCCTTCGTCAGTACTGTAGGAATTGACTTCAAGGTGAAGACGGTGTATCGAAATGATAAGAGGGTGAAGCTACAGATTTGG GACACGGCTGGGCAGGAGAGATACCGGACCATCACCACGGCCTATTACAGGGGGGCAATGGGGTTCATACTGATGTATGACATCACCAATGAGGAGTCCTATAATGCCGTGCAGGACTG GGCCACCCAGATCAAGACCTATTCCTGGGACAACGCACAAGTCATTCTGGTGGGAAATAAATGTGATATGGAGGACGAGCGGGTGATAGCGCCTGAAAAAGGGAAGCACCTCTCTGATCAACTCG GGTTTGAGTTTTTTGAAGCGAGCGCCAAGGAGAACATACAGGTGAAGCAGGTCTTTGAGCGCCTTGTAGATATAATCTGCGACAAGATGTCCGAGAGTCTGGACAATGAGCATTCGGCGGCCAGCGGTGGGAAAAACCTGCGCTTTACAGACTCTGCTGCCCCCATGCAGCAAAAATGTTCTTGTTAA